A DNA window from Rossellomorea marisflavi contains the following coding sequences:
- the ribF gene encoding bifunctional riboflavin kinase/FAD synthetase has protein sequence MKVITLHHPPTFDELNLPPLVVALGYFDGVHRGHRQVITTAVEKAGELGASSAVMTFDPHPSVVLGHKRKHIKYITPMEDKIEQIEGLGVDYLFVVRFTSEFADLTPQEFVDLYLIGMNAIHVVAGFDYSYGRLGKGSMDSLPFHSRDQFGSTVVNKLSESDTKVSSTLIRHSLDEGAIGEVNKLLGRPYTMRGMVVHGEKRGRKIGFPTANIDLADDYLTPKVGVYAVKMKIKGRWYDGVCNIGYKPTFKNPDEYSLSIETHVFDFDSSIYGEEIYLQWHKWIRDEKKFNGIEELIAQIQKDKESAIAYFKGI, from the coding sequence GTGAAAGTGATAACACTACATCATCCCCCAACGTTCGATGAGCTGAACCTTCCGCCGCTCGTGGTGGCTCTCGGTTATTTCGATGGGGTTCACCGGGGGCATCGACAGGTCATCACGACGGCCGTCGAAAAGGCAGGGGAGCTAGGGGCTTCTAGTGCAGTCATGACGTTCGATCCCCACCCCTCCGTCGTCCTTGGCCATAAACGGAAGCACATTAAATACATTACTCCCATGGAAGACAAGATTGAGCAGATCGAAGGATTGGGCGTGGACTATCTGTTTGTCGTCCGGTTCACCTCCGAGTTCGCCGATCTCACCCCGCAGGAATTCGTGGACCTGTATCTGATCGGGATGAATGCCATCCACGTAGTGGCCGGCTTCGATTATTCCTACGGCCGCCTCGGCAAAGGATCGATGGACAGCCTTCCATTCCATTCCCGGGATCAATTCGGCTCTACGGTAGTGAATAAGCTGAGTGAATCCGATACGAAGGTAAGCTCGACCCTGATCCGTCATTCACTCGATGAAGGAGCCATCGGTGAAGTGAATAAACTTCTCGGAAGGCCCTACACGATGAGGGGGATGGTCGTCCACGGGGAAAAGCGCGGAAGGAAGATCGGGTTCCCCACGGCGAATATCGACCTGGCCGATGACTATCTCACACCTAAGGTGGGCGTATACGCCGTCAAGATGAAGATCAAAGGCCGGTGGTATGACGGAGTGTGCAACATCGGGTACAAACCTACGTTCAAAAATCCCGATGAATACAGTCTTTCGATTGAAACCCACGTGTTCGATTTCGACTCTTCCATTTACGGGGAAGAAATCTATCTTCAGTGGCATAAGTGGATCAGGGATGAGAAGAAGTTCAATGGAATTGAGGAATTGATCGCCCAGATCCAGAAAGATAAGGAATCAGCCATTGCTTATTTTAAGGGAATTTAA
- the rpsO gene encoding 30S ribosomal protein S15 has translation MAITKERKNELISEYKTHENDTGSPEVQIAVLTEEINNLNEHLRVHKKDHHSRRGLLKMVGHRRNLLSYLRKKDVQRYRELITKLGLRR, from the coding sequence ATGGCTATCACTAAAGAGCGTAAAAACGAACTAATCAGTGAGTACAAAACACATGAGAACGATACTGGATCTCCAGAAGTTCAAATTGCTGTCCTAACAGAAGAAATCAACAACCTGAACGAGCACTTGCGCGTTCACAAGAAGGACCACCACTCTCGTCGCGGTCTTCTTAAAATGGTAGGTCACCGTCGTAATCTTCTATCTTACCTACGTAAGAAAGATGTACAACGCTACCGTGAGTTAATCACAAAACTTGGTTTACGTCGATAA